The genomic DNA CCCTGGCCAACCTGGTCGGCTGGCTGACGCAGACCAGGGCGCTGATCTCGATCGCGCCCGGCCTGCCGGCCATGGTGCCCGCGACCACGCTCCTGGCGCTGCTGGCGGCGGCCGGCTTGTGGCTGCGCTGGCGCTGGCCGGCGTGGCGCGGCGGCGAGGTGCTTGCGGCCAGCGTGATCGTGGCCAGCGCCGCGATCATGGCCTGCCACCTGGGCGGTGCCGCACCGGCGCCGTTCAGGTTCGCGGACGGCGGCATGGAATCGTATGCCACGCTGTCGTCGTCGTTGACAGCGTCGATTTTCTTCATGCTGGGACTGGCGCTGCTGCTGTCGATGGGCGGGCGGCACACCATGCTGGGCCAGTGTATCGCCCTGGCCGTGCTGCTGCTGGCGCTGCTGAACCTGAGCGGCTACCTGTTCCGCGGGACGTTCCTGTTCCGCATCCTGCCCGGACGCGGCACCTCGATCCTGACCAGCACGGAGCTGATCCTGCTGGCGGCCGGCACCGTGTTCCTGCGGCCGCGCGCTGGGCTGATGGCGGCCGTCACCGGCGACCTGCCGGCCGCGCGGATCTCGCGCAGGCTGCTGGTGGCGGCTTTCGTCATCCCCGTCGTGACGGCTGGCGGCGCCGTGCTGGCTGCCCGCTACGGGCTGTATGACGCCGGCACGGCGCTGCCGCTGTTCGTCTGGACGATGATCGTGCTGTTCCTGGTGATCGTCTGGCGCTTCGCGCTGCGCCTGCTGGCCGTCGACGTGGCGCGCAGCCACGCCGAACGCGAGCTGCAGGGTGCCCTGCGCGAGCTGCGCGCGGAGCACGACCGCAAGGACGTTTTCCTGGCCACTCTGGCGCACGAGTTACGCAACCCGCTGGCACCGATCAGCGCCGCGGCCGAGGTACTGCGCCACGGCGGCGGCCAGGACGCGGCCGAGCGCGAGCGCATCGGGACCATCGTCGCCACGCAGGCCGCCAACCTCGTCAGTCTGGTGAACGACCTGCTGGACGTGGAGCGGGTCAACAGCGGCCGCATCGCCCTCGACAAGCACGTGCTGGATCTGCGCGAAGCGATTACCGGCGCGCTGGAACAGGTGCGCCCGCTGCTGGCGCGCAAGCGGCACGATTGCCAGGTCGAGGCACCGACCGCGCCGGTATATGTGTGCGGTGACCTCAAGCGGCTGGTGCAGGTGGTCGTCAACCTGCTCAACAACGCCGCCAAGTACACGCCGCCGGGCGGCACGTTGCTGGTCACGGTAACGACCGGCGAACGCTCGGTGGCGCTCACCGTCGAGGACAACGGCATCGGCATCGCCGCCGACCTGTTGGGGCGCGTGTTCGAGCCCTATGCCCAGGCCGAGCTGACGCCGGACCGCGCCGAGGGCGGGCTCGGTCTCGGACTGTCGCTGGTGAAGCGGCTGACGGAGCTGCACGGCGGCAGCGTCGCGGCCAGCAGCGCCGGTGCCGGCCAGGGCAGCCGGTTTACCGTGACGCTGCCGCTGATGACGGTTGTTGGCCAGCGCGGCTGACTCAAGCGCCCTGCTGCGGCGGCGCGGCGCCGCCTGCCGCCGTCCTACAGCGCGAAAGCGGACTCCGCACAGCCGGACCGCAATTGGCTGACCGCCTGCTCCCAACCCTGTACCCGCCGCTGCGCTTCATCTCGCCCCGTGGCCGGTTCGAACACCCGGTCCACGCGCCACTGCTGGGCAAGATCGGCCGTGCCTTGATAGACACCGGCGGCCAGGCCGGCCAGGCTGGCCGCGCCCAGGGCCGTGGTTTCCGTCACCACGGGACGCACCACCGGGATGCCCAGCAGGTCGGCCTGGAACTGCAGCAGCAGCGAGTTGGCGCAGGCGCCGCCGTCGACGCGCAGCTCGGTGATCGGCGCGGCGGCGTCACGCTGCATGGCCTGCAGCAGCGCCGCGCTCTGGAACGCGATCGACTCCAGCGCGGCGCGGGCGATGTGCGCGACGGTCGTGCCGCGCGACAGGCCGAACATGGCGCCCTTGGCGGACGGCACCCAGTACGGCGCGCCGAGGCCCGTGAACGACGGCACGAACACCACGCCACCGGCATCGGGCACCGAAGCGGCCAGCGCCTCGATCTCGGAAGCGGACTTGATGGCTTTCAGGCCGTCGCGCAGCCATTGCACCACGGCGCCGCCAATGAACACGCTGCCTTCCAGCGCATACTGGTGCCGGCCCTGCGCCTCGCAGGCGGCAGTGCTGATCAAACCGTTGTTCGACGTGGCGCACTCGCTGCCCGTATTGAGCAGCATGAAGCAGCCGGTGCCATAGGTGTTCTTGGCCATGCCGGGCTGGAAGCAGGCCTGGCCGAACAGCGCGGCCTGCTGGTCGCCCGCGATGCCGCCGATGCACACTTCTCCGCCCAGCCACTCGGCGTCGGTCATGCCGAACAGGTGGCTGGACGGATGCACCTCGGGCAGCAGGTCGGCCGGAATATCGAGCCAGGCCAGCAGCTCGGCGTCCCAGCAGCGCTCGTGGATATTCCACAGCATCGTGCGCGCCGCGTTGCTGACGTCCGTGACGTGTACGCGCCCGCCCGTCAGGTTCCACGCCAGCCAGGAATCGACGGTGCCGAAGGCCAGCTCGCCGCGCGCGGCGCGCTCACGCGCGCCATCGACGTTATCGAGGATCCATTTCAGCTTGGTGGCCGAAAAATACGGGTCCAGCACCAGGCCGGTCTTGGCGCGGATGGCGTCGGCCAGGCCGTCCGCGCGCAGCCGCTCGCACAGGGCCTCGGTGCGCCGGTCCTGCCAGACGATGGCATTGAAGATGGGGCGGCCGGTGGCGCGCTCCCACACCACCGTGGTTTCGCGCTGGTTGGTGATGCCCAGCGCGGCGATGTCGCCGGCGCGCAGGCCGGCCTTGGCCAGCACTTCGCGCGCAGTGGCGAGCTGGCTGCGCCACAACTCGTCCGGGTCATGCTCGACCCAGCCCGGTTGCGGGAAGATTTGGGTGAATTCCTGTTGGGCCGTGGCCACCACCGCGCC from Pseudoduganella armeniaca includes the following:
- a CDS encoding sensor histidine kinase, yielding MFDAPGAMHGTGNALTGPATAAAGHGDRHDEAAGMTVPYVVAACTAIALANLVGWLTQTRALISIAPGLPAMVPATTLLALLAAAGLWLRWRWPAWRGGEVLAASVIVASAAIMACHLGGAAPAPFRFADGGMESYATLSSSLTASIFFMLGLALLLSMGGRHTMLGQCIALAVLLLALLNLSGYLFRGTFLFRILPGRGTSILTSTELILLAAGTVFLRPRAGLMAAVTGDLPAARISRRLLVAAFVIPVVTAGGAVLAARYGLYDAGTALPLFVWTMIVLFLVIVWRFALRLLAVDVARSHAERELQGALRELRAEHDRKDVFLATLAHELRNPLAPISAAAEVLRHGGGQDAAERERIGTIVATQAANLVSLVNDLLDVERVNSGRIALDKHVLDLREAITGALEQVRPLLARKRHDCQVEAPTAPVYVCGDLKRLVQVVVNLLNNAAKYTPPGGTLLVTVTTGERSVALTVEDNGIGIAADLLGRVFEPYAQAELTPDRAEGGLGLGLSLVKRLTELHGGSVAASSAGAGQGSRFTVTLPLMTVVGQRG
- the glpK gene encoding glycerol kinase GlpK; protein product: MAYLLALDQGTSSSRSIVFRDGAVVATAQQEFTQIFPQPGWVEHDPDELWRSQLATAREVLAKAGLRAGDIAALGITNQRETTVVWERATGRPIFNAIVWQDRRTEALCERLRADGLADAIRAKTGLVLDPYFSATKLKWILDNVDGARERAARGELAFGTVDSWLAWNLTGGRVHVTDVSNAARTMLWNIHERCWDAELLAWLDIPADLLPEVHPSSHLFGMTDAEWLGGEVCIGGIAGDQQAALFGQACFQPGMAKNTYGTGCFMLLNTGSECATSNNGLISTAACEAQGRHQYALEGSVFIGGAVVQWLRDGLKAIKSASEIEALAASVPDAGGVVFVPSFTGLGAPYWVPSAKGAMFGLSRGTTVAHIARAALESIAFQSAALLQAMQRDAAAPITELRVDGGACANSLLLQFQADLLGIPVVRPVVTETTALGAASLAGLAAGVYQGTADLAQQWRVDRVFEPATGRDEAQRRVQGWEQAVSQLRSGCAESAFAL